Proteins encoded together in one Cherax quadricarinatus isolate ZL_2023a unplaced genomic scaffold, ASM3850222v1 Contig1685, whole genome shotgun sequence window:
- the LOC128685714 gene encoding helicase SRCAP, with protein sequence MSVRETSVQNETTTSAHNVTEISQAVAGGIAPSNSSSNSSSSSNSGGGGGIECQLVQQLMSPVKTGSMGCSDGELVRLTDAHTLHSYTPHTSPVPSVHGTPVLAEATPNTSPSSSPRRPPPVSLQPPAKRIKVEEKPSDLLELRRVITDWKKAKLESVKEKYNDHLVELFFLERDGNMMDYQSWSRRPTREFLQFVRQHKLEGDESLETKFTVPNPLHLTSGVQIKTENPSGSQSPLKGALGANIRTSSSPVKPGKGLASPAIGGRQKMPSASENIQVTTQQDQMLEKARQEAYVMQRIASLRKEGLWAEKRLPKVQEPPRTKAHWDYLLEEMVWLSADFAQERKWKKAAAKKCARMVQKYFQDKALQAQKAEKEQEMRTRKIAAFVAKEIRTFWGNVEKLVEYKVTTKLDEKKKKALDQQLSFIVDQTEKYSSWLAESMNKPVDSAAASTRSNTPSRDSRMSDGK encoded by the coding sequence GGTATTGcccccagcaacagcagcagcaacagcagcagtagcagcaacagtggaggaggaggaggtatagaGTGCCAGTTAGTGCAACAGCTAATGAGTCCTGTGAAGACTGGCAGCATGGGGTGTAGTGACGGAGAGCTAGTGAGGCTCACTGATGCCCACACACTTCACTcctacacaccacacacctcTCCTGTGCCTTCTGTGCATGGAACTCCTGTACTTGCTGAAGCCACTCCTAACACCTCTCCCTCATCCTCTCCCAGGAGACCACCACCTGTTTCGTTGCAGCCTCCTGCCAAACGTATTAAGGTTGAAGAGAAGCCCTCAGATCTACTTGAATTAAGGAGAGTAATTACTGACTGGAAGAAAGCCAAATTGGAAAGTGTAAAGGAAAAATACAATGATCATTTGGTTGAACTTTTCTTTTTAGAAAGAGATGGTAATATGATGGACTATCAGTCTTGGAGTAGACGTCCTACTCGAGAATTCCTTCAGTTTGTTCGCCAACACAAACTTGAAGGGGATGAATCGTTAGAGACCAAGTTCACTGTTCCCAACCCTTTACACTTAACCTCAGGTGTTCAAATAAAAACTGAAAATCCCTCAGGATCTCAGTCACCTTTGAAAGGTGCCTTGGGTGCTAATATCAGGACCTCCTCATCTCCTGTTAAACCTGGGAAAGGCTTGGCAAGCCCAGCAATAGGAGGGCGCCAGAAAATGCCCTCTGCAAGTGAGAATATTCAGGTAACAACACAGCAGGACCAAATGTTGGAAAAGGCTAGGCAGGAAGCCTATGTCATGCAACGAATTGCTTCACTAAGAAAGGAGGGATTGTGGGCGGAAAAAAGGTTACCAAAAGTGCAAGAGCCCCCTAGAACAAAGGCTCACTGGGACTACTTGTTAGAGGAGATGGTGTGGCTTAGTGCAGATTTTGCTCAAGAACGAAAATGGAAGAAAGCAGCTGCTAAGAAATGTGCGCGTATGGTTCAGAAATATTTTCAGGACAAAGCTTTACAAGCACAAAAGGCAGAAAAAGAACAAGAAATGAGAACTAGGAAAATAGCTGCATTTGTTGCTAAAGAAATTAGAACATTTTGGGGCAATGTAGAAAAGTTAGTCGAATACAAAGTAACAACAAAGCTAGATGAGAAAAAGAAGAAAGCTCTTGACCAACAGTTAAGTTTCATTGTGGATCAGACAGAAAAGTACTCATCTTGGTTAGCTGAAAGTATGAACAAACCAGTAGATTCTGCTGCAGCATCAACACGTTCCAATACTCCTTCACGTGACAGCCGCATGTCGGATGGTAAGTAA